One segment of Gammaproteobacteria bacterium DNA contains the following:
- a CDS encoding wax ester/triacylglycerol synthase family O-acyltransferase translates to MTERTYDRLSFLDASFLALESSTAHMHVAGVAQFEEGTLKRPDGGIDIERIRSFIGSRLHYVPRYRQHLAWIPIEKNPVWVDDHHFNLHYHVRHISLPKPGTDTQLKELFAQILGSQLDRTKPLWQMWIVEGCEEDRFGLIFKIHHCMLDGISGVDLMGVLLGFAPTTEIEQTPEYTPRPVPRGTQLLVDETIRRLARAAKIAVSVPRMLEQGRSLATEVGRKANAVAHSLTSGWLSAASRTPINEPIGPNRRFDWLTLPLDDFKEVKNLLGGTVNDVVLAVATGAIRSFLINERAFDVTGVEFRAMVPVSVRPQDQRGALGNQVAMWLIELPLEERDPLRRFALIKEHTDTLKNTNQALGASTIIQLSSGTPMTLMQRAARLATGMRPFNMTITNVPGPQFPMYLLDSKLIVQYPAVPLWAGHDIGIALFSYDGEIAWGLHADWDTVPDLDALTEAVRHSAEELLEAASGVSQG, encoded by the coding sequence ATGACGGAACGCACCTATGACCGGCTCTCCTTTCTCGACGCCTCCTTCCTGGCGCTCGAATCCTCCACCGCCCACATGCACGTCGCAGGTGTGGCGCAGTTCGAAGAAGGGACGCTGAAAAGGCCGGACGGCGGCATCGACATCGAACGCATCCGCTCGTTCATTGGATCTCGACTCCACTACGTGCCGCGCTACCGGCAGCATCTCGCGTGGATCCCGATCGAGAAGAACCCGGTCTGGGTCGACGACCACCACTTCAACCTCCACTATCACGTCCGCCACATCAGCCTTCCGAAGCCGGGAACCGACACGCAGCTCAAAGAACTGTTCGCCCAGATCCTCGGAAGCCAACTCGACCGAACGAAGCCCCTGTGGCAGATGTGGATCGTCGAAGGATGCGAGGAGGACCGCTTCGGTCTGATCTTCAAGATCCACCACTGCATGCTCGACGGCATCTCGGGTGTGGACCTGATGGGTGTCCTTCTCGGCTTTGCCCCCACGACAGAGATCGAGCAGACACCCGAATACACGCCACGGCCTGTGCCGCGGGGAACACAGCTCCTCGTCGACGAGACGATCCGCCGACTGGCACGTGCTGCAAAGATCGCAGTCAGTGTCCCCCGCATGCTCGAACAGGGACGTTCGCTTGCGACCGAAGTCGGCCGGAAGGCCAACGCCGTGGCACATTCGCTCACCTCGGGCTGGCTCTCGGCCGCGTCCCGCACCCCCATCAACGAGCCGATCGGCCCAAACCGACGGTTTGACTGGCTGACCCTGCCTCTCGACGACTTCAAAGAAGTCAAGAACCTCCTCGGCGGCACCGTCAATGATGTCGTACTCGCCGTCGCAACGGGAGCCATCCGCAGTTTTCTGATCAACGAGCGAGCCTTCGACGTCACCGGAGTCGAGTTCCGCGCCATGGTCCCGGTCAGTGTCCGCCCGCAGGATCAACGAGGAGCCCTGGGGAACCAGGTCGCGATGTGGCTCATCGAGCTGCCACTGGAGGAGCGCGATCCGTTGCGGCGGTTTGCGCTCATCAAGGAGCACACCGACACCCTCAAGAACACCAACCAGGCGCTCGGCGCCTCGACGATCATCCAGCTCAGTTCGGGGACACCGATGACACTGATGCAACGCGCCGCACGGCTCGCCACCGGCATGCGCCCGTTCAACATGACGATCACGAACGTGCCTGGACCGCAGTTCCCGATGTACCTGCTCGACTCCAAGCTGATCGTGCAGTACCCCGCCGTCCCCTTGTGGGCGGGGCACGATATCGGCATCGCCCTGTTCAGCTACGACGGCGAGATTGCATGGGGACTCCACGCGGATTGGGATACTGTTCCCGATCTCGACGCCCTCACCGAAGCGGTCCGGCACTCCGCCGAGGAACTGCTCGAAGCGGCCAGTGGTGTGTCGCAGGGTTAG
- a CDS encoding alanyl-tRNA editing protein, giving the protein MTEEIAARDAYAKQIVADVSEVTDKGVVLDRTVFYPRGGGQPGDTGKLRWDGGSVGVTDTIRSSGVPVHIVDGEPPAVGTTVTAEIDWDRRHLLMRTHTALHALSAIIWRDFDAKVTGGNMEPGAARMDFELDSISVEFGQRVEERLNAELAADRPIRVLFLPRDEALADPDLIRTKVNLLPPSIDPIRVIEIEGLDKQADGGTHVRSTAEVGRVRVVKTQSKGRGNKRMRIELDQ; this is encoded by the coding sequence GTGACAGAGGAGATCGCAGCCAGGGACGCCTATGCAAAACAGATTGTTGCGGACGTTTCCGAGGTCACCGACAAAGGGGTTGTGCTGGACAGAACAGTCTTCTATCCGCGCGGAGGAGGCCAGCCCGGGGACACCGGGAAGTTGCGATGGGATGGAGGCAGTGTCGGCGTCACGGATACGATCCGCTCGTCCGGCGTGCCGGTCCACATCGTCGATGGGGAGCCACCGGCGGTCGGAACGACCGTGACTGCAGAAATCGACTGGGACCGCCGCCATCTTCTGATGCGCACCCATACGGCTCTGCATGCGCTCTCTGCGATCATCTGGCGGGACTTCGACGCCAAGGTCACGGGCGGCAACATGGAGCCCGGTGCCGCCCGGATGGATTTCGAGCTGGACTCGATCTCGGTGGAGTTCGGCCAACGAGTCGAGGAGCGGCTCAACGCGGAGCTTGCTGCCGACCGTCCGATCCGCGTGCTGTTCCTGCCTCGGGACGAGGCTCTCGCAGACCCGGACCTGATCCGGACCAAGGTCAACCTCTTGCCGCCGTCGATCGATCCGATCCGGGTGATCGAGATCGAAGGCCTCGACAAACAGGCCGACGGAGGAACTCACGTGCGTTCGACGGCCGAGGTCGGCAGGGTCCGGGTCGTCAAGACGCAGTCCAAGGGAAGAGGGAACAAGCGGATGCGCATCGAGCTGGACCAGTGA
- a CDS encoding ABC transporter substrate-binding protein: MKRTRFGKFILVIAVFAMVAAACAGGGATAPDECTSDPFGCVTVDKGAPITVGTLLVISGPNAALGQDSQNGVVLAADYLDGTFDGKTGQIDGHDIAFVHQDDGCSAEGGQAGAQALASNPEIVGVIGTSCSSAALGVADTILSDKGVALISPSNTGPALTDPAQHQPFYLRTAHNDKLQGAAVAHFAYNELGARSAATIHDGSPYADGLQAVFAAEFEKMGGTITKQEAIQVGETDFTSVLTAIGAGTPDVLYYPIFAAEGGLITQQAKQTDGLENTILIGSDGMMSTDFLNAAGSAAEGMYLSGPDLTAFGGDQSFYQNQFLPAYKAQFGGDPAAAFHAHSYDAANMLFAAIGKVAIDENGTLYIPRTALKDALFATKGMQGITGTLNCNSTGDCQSTATIAVVTVKDGKMTAPVYSEKASLEG; this comes from the coding sequence ATGAAGAGAACACGTTTCGGAAAGTTCATTCTCGTAATCGCCGTGTTCGCGATGGTTGCCGCAGCATGTGCAGGCGGCGGAGCCACTGCACCGGACGAATGCACCAGCGACCCATTCGGCTGCGTGACCGTTGACAAGGGGGCCCCGATCACGGTCGGCACCCTGCTCGTCATCTCGGGCCCGAACGCAGCGCTTGGTCAGGACAGCCAGAACGGCGTCGTCCTGGCAGCGGACTACCTGGACGGCACGTTCGACGGCAAGACAGGCCAGATCGACGGCCATGACATCGCCTTCGTCCATCAGGACGACGGATGCTCCGCAGAAGGTGGACAGGCCGGCGCTCAGGCGCTCGCCTCGAACCCGGAAATCGTTGGCGTCATCGGCACGAGCTGCTCGAGCGCCGCACTGGGCGTGGCCGACACCATCCTGTCCGACAAGGGTGTCGCTTTGATCTCACCGTCGAACACGGGACCGGCTCTGACCGATCCGGCCCAGCATCAGCCGTTCTATCTGCGGACAGCGCACAACGACAAGCTGCAGGGCGCGGCGGTCGCTCACTTCGCGTACAACGAACTGGGTGCTCGCTCCGCGGCAACGATCCATGACGGCAGCCCATACGCAGACGGCCTCCAGGCCGTGTTCGCAGCCGAGTTCGAGAAGATGGGTGGAACGATCACCAAGCAAGAAGCCATCCAGGTTGGTGAGACCGACTTCACGTCGGTGCTGACTGCGATCGGTGCCGGAACCCCTGATGTCCTCTACTACCCGATCTTCGCGGCAGAGGGTGGACTCATCACCCAGCAGGCGAAGCAGACGGACGGTCTCGAGAACACGATTCTGATCGGCTCCGACGGCATGATGTCGACCGACTTCCTGAACGCTGCCGGTTCTGCCGCTGAGGGCATGTACCTCTCCGGCCCGGACCTGACGGCATTCGGTGGAGACCAGAGCTTCTATCAGAACCAGTTCCTGCCGGCGTACAAGGCACAGTTCGGTGGAGACCCCGCCGCTGCATTCCACGCGCACTCGTACGACGCCGCGAACATGCTCTTCGCCGCCATCGGGAAGGTGGCGATCGACGAGAACGGCACCCTGTACATCCCGCGGACGGCGCTGAAAGACGCCCTGTTCGCAACCAAGGGGATGCAGGGCATCACCGGAACGTTGAACTGCAACTCCACGGGCGACTGCCAGAGCACCGCGACGATTGCCGTGGTAACCGTCAAGGACGGCAAGATGACAGCACCCGTCTACAGCGAGAAAGCCTCTCTGGAAGGCTGA
- a CDS encoding branched-chain amino acid ABC transporter permease has protein sequence MAAPRKVTAAPRRLPFERLPVRRIILIALSLAIIYGVVSGSAATLRTGVFDGAAWRALVINGLARGSVYALIAIGYTLVYGVLFMINFAHGEVFTSGTYTAFFVAVGLANSGFLNTHPLLSITLLVIVSMTVSMIVAIVLERIAYRPLRGAPRLVPLITAIGASLFLQYTMRGFFGANVRSYPEIDIIQGKWAILGIEILRKQAIVIIAALVLWIILYFVVAKTRTGRSMRAVGEDREIAALMGIDVDRTIVATFAIGGALAGAAGILYVFVFNQVIFMMGFIPGLKAFTAAVLGGIGSITGAAVGGLILGILEAVGPNLFLTGANVPSPNQLQPVVAFGILVLVLIFLPGGFFGAAGDERA, from the coding sequence ATGGCTGCACCCCGCAAGGTCACGGCTGCACCCCGCCGACTCCCGTTCGAGCGGCTGCCTGTGCGCCGAATCATTCTCATTGCGCTCAGTCTCGCCATCATCTACGGAGTGGTGAGCGGAAGCGCCGCAACCCTGCGAACGGGCGTCTTCGACGGTGCCGCCTGGCGGGCCCTCGTCATCAACGGGCTCGCCCGGGGCAGCGTCTACGCGCTCATCGCCATCGGATACACCCTCGTCTACGGCGTGCTGTTCATGATCAACTTCGCCCACGGCGAGGTGTTCACCTCCGGCACGTACACCGCCTTCTTCGTTGCGGTGGGCCTCGCGAACAGCGGGTTCCTCAACACTCATCCACTGCTCTCGATCACCTTGCTGGTCATCGTCTCGATGACCGTGTCCATGATCGTTGCGATCGTGCTGGAACGAATCGCCTACCGTCCGTTGCGCGGCGCCCCACGTCTCGTCCCGCTCATCACGGCCATCGGTGCGTCCTTGTTCCTGCAATACACGATGCGCGGATTCTTCGGAGCCAACGTGCGCTCGTACCCCGAGATCGACATCATCCAGGGCAAATGGGCCATCTTGGGTATCGAGATCCTGAGGAAGCAGGCGATCGTGATCATCGCCGCCCTCGTCCTGTGGATCATCCTGTATTTCGTCGTGGCAAAGACTCGCACCGGGCGTTCGATGCGAGCCGTCGGCGAAGACCGCGAGATCGCAGCGCTGATGGGCATCGACGTCGACCGAACCATCGTTGCCACCTTCGCGATCGGCGGGGCGCTCGCCGGCGCAGCAGGCATCCTCTACGTCTTCGTGTTCAACCAGGTCATCTTCATGATGGGGTTCATCCCCGGCCTCAAGGCATTCACCGCCGCCGTCTTGGGTGGCATTGGCAGTATCACAGGAGCCGCCGTGGGCGGGTTGATACTCGGCATCCTCGAGGCGGTCGGTCCGAACCTCTTCCTCACCGGCGCAAACGTCCCTTCACCAAACCAGCTCCAGCCGGTCGTGGCATTCGGAATCCTGGTCCTTGTCCTCATCTTCCTGCCCGGAGGATTCTTCGGTGCAGCAGGCGACGAGAGGGCGTGA
- a CDS encoding leucine/isoleucine/valine transporter permease subunit has protein sequence MQQATRGREMIFRKKLKTGLIGGSIVLYLALIGMLESFEDRFVITGVVGLGTTLVFLTFIATGYLASKPTEDDLPPVQSGLTAGAIAGAFTAVFVLIFETFIATGIPIRNMFVSVTPQLLDMLEFGGGIVVGPIVLILVGGLLGAAAAALRTLPDEIRGAITYGLSMALGISLAEPLLRGIIEGLSIPSGWLYSQGGLTVIGAIITIGISGYGRWEWLRRRDEIAETRAHMPEGRKRTYQRITLIAVVAALVALPWIVGPFISDVLGTVGLYVLLGLGLNIVVGYAGLLDLGYVAFFAVGAYATGVLTSTASFLVTTQGGGFASHGFMNFWIALPIVVLIAVIIGALIGAPVLRLRGDYLAIVTLGFGEIIRTLVLSDWLAPYLGGAQGLLRVPPAPPASWDLRNPQNLYYLIMAFGIVAAYVAYRLRDSRVGRAWAAMREDESVAEAMGVSVIRYKLLAFAIGAGVGSLGGVFFAIKIGSIFPNSFSLLVSINVLSVIILGGIGSIPGVVVGAFVLVGLPEFLREFGEFRLLIYGAILVGIMVLRPEGLIPNKRRERELHVAEETEYLAKLVTGEEAP, from the coding sequence GTGCAGCAGGCGACGAGAGGGCGTGAAATGATCTTTCGCAAGAAGCTGAAGACAGGCTTGATCGGTGGCTCGATCGTCCTCTACCTCGCACTCATCGGAATGCTCGAATCCTTCGAAGACCGTTTCGTCATCACCGGCGTGGTCGGCCTCGGGACGACCCTCGTCTTCCTGACCTTCATCGCAACCGGCTACCTGGCCTCCAAGCCGACGGAAGACGATCTGCCGCCGGTCCAATCGGGTCTCACCGCGGGAGCTATCGCCGGCGCGTTCACGGCGGTGTTCGTGCTGATCTTCGAGACCTTCATCGCAACCGGGATACCGATACGAAACATGTTCGTCTCCGTAACCCCCCAACTGCTCGACATGCTCGAATTCGGCGGAGGAATCGTCGTTGGGCCCATCGTCCTGATCCTCGTCGGTGGACTACTCGGCGCCGCGGCAGCAGCGTTGCGCACACTCCCCGACGAAATCAGGGGGGCAATCACCTATGGCCTGTCGATGGCTCTGGGCATCAGCCTGGCCGAGCCTCTTCTCAGGGGCATCATCGAAGGCCTGTCGATCCCATCGGGGTGGCTGTACAGCCAGGGCGGGCTCACCGTCATCGGCGCCATCATCACGATCGGCATTTCCGGGTACGGGCGCTGGGAGTGGCTACGACGCAGAGATGAGATCGCGGAAACTCGGGCCCACATGCCCGAAGGCCGAAAACGCACCTACCAGCGGATCACGCTGATCGCCGTGGTCGCCGCTCTCGTCGCACTCCCCTGGATCGTTGGTCCGTTCATCAGCGACGTCCTGGGCACCGTCGGCCTGTACGTCCTGCTGGGCCTCGGCCTGAACATCGTCGTCGGCTATGCGGGCCTCCTGGACCTCGGCTACGTCGCCTTCTTCGCCGTCGGCGCCTACGCCACCGGCGTGTTGACCTCCACGGCCTCGTTCCTGGTGACCACCCAAGGCGGCGGCTTCGCGTCGCATGGATTCATGAACTTCTGGATCGCCCTCCCGATCGTCGTGTTGATCGCGGTGATCATCGGCGCACTCATCGGCGCGCCGGTGCTGCGGTTGCGCGGCGACTACCTGGCGATCGTCACGCTCGGTTTCGGCGAGATCATCCGGACTCTGGTCCTTTCGGACTGGCTGGCCCCCTACCTCGGAGGGGCACAAGGGCTCCTTCGTGTGCCCCCTGCGCCCCCGGCGTCGTGGGATCTTCGCAACCCACAGAACCTCTACTACCTGATCATGGCCTTCGGGATCGTCGCCGCCTACGTCGCCTATCGATTGAGAGACTCACGCGTCGGACGCGCATGGGCTGCGATGCGTGAGGACGAATCGGTCGCCGAGGCGATGGGGGTCAGCGTGATCCGCTACAAGCTGCTGGCCTTTGCGATCGGCGCCGGCGTCGGCAGCCTCGGAGGGGTCTTCTTTGCTATCAAGATCGGCTCGATCTTCCCCAACAGTTTCAGCCTGCTGGTCTCCATCAACGTGCTCTCGGTCATCATCCTCGGGGGAATCGGCAGCATTCCCGGTGTTGTCGTCGGAGCGTTCGTCCTCGTCGGTCTTCCGGAATTCCTGCGAGAGTTCGGTGAGTTTCGCCTGCTGATCTACGGTGCGATCCTGGTCGGCATCATGGTCCTCCGCCCTGAAGGGCTCATCCCGAACAAGCGGAGAGAACGCGAGCTCCACGTCGCCGAGGAGACAGAGTATCTCGCGAAACTCGTGACGGGCGAGGAGGCCCCATGA